The genome window TAACGAATTTCACCTTGGTGTCCTGCAGCTCACTGACATCCACTTCTTTACCGCCAAGCGATGCTCCTTGGAAAAATCTAAAAGCAAAAATTGCCAGCAAAACCAGCAATAAAGCAAAAATCACAGTAACAATAAAGCGTGCAACCTTGTGCTTCTTCTTAGGAACTTCTTCAAAACTGACATTTGTTATATCATCAACGGGACCTTCATCAGCAGAATAATTCTCAGTTGGCGTACTAAAATTCTGCGCATTTGAATTTCTCTTGCTAGCCGCTGCTTCTTGAATTCGATCAGCTCGAGCAACATGCCCCGTCTGTGAAGGCGTGTTCTGAATTGCCTTTGGCGGAGTCGGACTTTCAATCTTCGGCACCACGGGAGCCTCTTGCGGCGGCTCGGGCTGTGCTACGTGATTCTTTGGACTGTTATTACCTCGACGTGGAAAAGAATGCTCACTAACTGGAGGCTCTTCTATTTCCGGCACCTGAGGCGACTGTTCAGCGTCAGGCACATATTTAGGAATTGCTTCACCTCGATCATTGAACATGATCTTGCCCGACTTCCATTCTTTAAGCGAGAAGAGACAGAAGGGGCAGGCAGAACTTTCCTTGGGAATTATCTTTCCACAATTAGGACATTCCATTATTCATTTCCCTCTCTTTAAGAAAAAACCTGAATTCAGCGTCAGCTAAACTCAGGAAATCCATTGTTAAACAGAATTTTTCTTTTTAGTGCGCCGAGCTAAATACCAAACTGCTAAGATCAAAAGAAGTACTCCAAGAACTCCCAAAGTAATCCAAAGCCAAGTGTAATTTGGTTTAATGCCCATCTGGCGATTTAACTGAGCTGATTGAGCGCTCGTAATGGTAAAATCTTTCTCCATCTTAAAATCATACTTCTTAGACACAGGGGTAGTATCTTTACCTGGTGCACGACCATCAACTTTAATCTTAGCTGTAAGATGATAAGTTCCTGCGTCCATCCTCGAATTCCCCCACTTAACTGGATAATTCCAAATTGAATTGGGCGCCATTTGGTTTCCTTCAGTATCAGAAGTTGCCTCTACTTTATTACTACCCTTCTTTGTAATCACGACATTGGTTCTGAAATTAGAGATCAGCCCCGGCTTGGTGTTGTGAATATTAACATTGACGTTACCTTCTGTATCACGCCCAATAAATTTAACCTTAGGAACTACATTACCAAGTTTCAAAGCTTGTTTAGCGCTGGTTTCATCATAAACTGTTGAATTAATATTAAAGATAACTGGAATTACATAAGCAAATTTATTAATGATTGAGGTTTGCTTCTTTTTTGCTTTTCAGTTGGATCGAAAGCAAAAACATTGAAACCACCCATTACCGTTCCTTTGTAATCACCTTCAGGAATTTTCGCTACTAAAGAAACCGCAACTTGTCCCTGGTTAGTTTCTGCACCTGGCACCTTAACATTAACATCATTGTTTTTAAATAAAGATCTGAAATTAACTTTTTGACTGGAATCCATTTGTGGTTTTACCACATCATAAGCTAATCCGCCAGTTATATTAGTTGACGCCGTATAAGCGGAAATCTTAAAAGTTCGTGGTGTTTTGGACTTATTAGTAATTAAAATTGTTGCCTGCACCTCGGAACCCGGTTTAACATTGTTAAACCATAAATTATCAGGATGAGCGTCCTTATCAGCTCCCGCAGACGCATTCTGTTCAAAATATGGTTCAACAACAAAATCAGCTGATGTTGGATTGGCAGCATTAACC of Xylocopilactobacillus apicola contains these proteins:
- a CDS encoding DUF3324 domain-containing protein — protein: MINKFAYVIPVIFNINSTVYDETSAKQALKLGNVVPKVKFIGRDTEGNVNVNIHNTKPGLISNFRTNVVITKKGSNKVEATSDTEGNQMAPNSIWNYPVKWGNSRMDAGTYHLTAKIKVDGRAPGKDTTPVSKKYDFKMEKDFTITSAQSAQLNRQMGIKPNYTWLWITLGVLGVLLLILAVWYLARRTKKKNSV
- a CDS encoding WxL protein peptidoglycan domain-containing protein, with the protein product MLKIQANNKFKKMIISILMLLVTTGAALSAPFNQAVVNAANPTSADFVVEPYFEQNASAGADKDAHPDNLWFNNVKPGSEVQATILITNKSKTPRTFKISAYTASTNITGGLAYDVVKPQMDSSQKVNFRSLFKNNDVNVKVPGAETNQGQVAVSLVAKIPEGDYKGTVMGGFNVFAFDPTEKQKRSKPQSLINLLM